A region from the Chthoniobacterales bacterium genome encodes:
- a CDS encoding D-alanine--D-alanine ligase has product MSLNIAVLLGGPGAEREVSLRSGSAVAAALRQSGHSVIEVDVTDESFALPPNIDIAFNVIHGTFGEDGDLQAELQKRGVVYTGDSPESNRIAFDKILSKEAFVAASIATPRSETLIGNARPTLPLPLVVKAPRQGSSVGVYICKTSVELDAALTAVTEFGEDILVEEFIQGDELTVGILGDLALPIILICPKDGVYDFKNKYPWLNPGGAADHFCPAPLDDTLTRKIQALALEAHRSLGLKVYSRVDVLLSGQGEPFVLEVNTVPGMTESSLLPEAAGVAGLSMGQLCERIIELSTARLKGVSS; this is encoded by the coding sequence ATGAGCTTAAACATTGCCGTATTGTTAGGAGGACCCGGAGCCGAGCGCGAAGTCTCGCTGCGCTCTGGCAGCGCGGTCGCCGCCGCCCTGCGCCAGTCGGGTCACAGTGTTATCGAAGTGGACGTGACGGATGAAAGTTTCGCGCTGCCACCTAACATCGATATCGCGTTCAACGTCATCCACGGGACCTTCGGCGAGGACGGCGACTTGCAGGCGGAATTGCAAAAGCGCGGCGTCGTTTACACTGGAGATTCTCCTGAATCCAACCGCATCGCCTTCGATAAAATTCTTTCCAAAGAAGCGTTCGTGGCCGCTAGTATCGCCACGCCGCGCAGCGAGACACTTATCGGCAACGCACGTCCCACGCTGCCGCTGCCGCTCGTCGTGAAAGCGCCGCGCCAGGGCTCCAGTGTCGGCGTTTACATTTGCAAAACCTCAGTCGAGTTAGATGCCGCCCTCACTGCCGTCACGGAGTTTGGCGAGGACATTCTCGTGGAGGAATTTATTCAAGGCGACGAGCTAACAGTCGGTATCCTCGGCGATCTGGCGCTGCCGATTATTTTGATCTGCCCGAAGGACGGCGTTTACGATTTCAAAAACAAATATCCCTGGCTCAATCCGGGCGGCGCGGCCGATCATTTCTGCCCGGCTCCGCTCGACGACACGCTCACCCGGAAAATTCAGGCGCTCGCGCTGGAGGCGCATCGGTCGCTTGGGTTGAAAGTTTATAGCCGAGTGGACGTTCTTTTGTCTGGCCAGGGCGAGCCGTTTGTGTTGGAAGTTAACACCGTGCCAGGAATGACTGAATCGAGCCTTCTGCCAGAAGCCGCCGGAGTGGCGGGGTTGAGCATGGGCCAGCTTTGCGAACGCATCATCGAACTCTCCACCGCGCGTCTGAAGGGAGTCTCATCATGA
- a CDS encoding FtsQ-type POTRA domain-containing protein: protein MMFEARTSGAPRQNNRRSINKRRKQSQHLLDVNIRSDKARSQRNQRIVLFGCKILVFVTLIVGVVYGCRYGMNRMFFANPNYVLNQIDVENEGTLPREQIISAAKLTRGENIFSISLPEARQALLDIPQVEDAQIQRALPDTLKITIRERHPVAWLANTRAEADSLDHTHALMIDAAGVVLKSRSILPEYLRLPIIAGVATDSLRIGKKIPSSDVLTSLSLIQKTSDILPGRFEIACIDLSNGYSMEVHDREHTAARLSFDDIDGQLQRLRLLLDYCDANQKKMETVNLLVQRNVPVTFVQLDTTDLTLPAIKPGGEPIPVRKAVPLTTPNKKKKITNGKG from the coding sequence ATGATGTTTGAAGCCAGAACCAGCGGCGCTCCACGGCAGAACAACCGGCGCAGCATTAACAAACGCCGGAAGCAGTCACAGCATCTGCTCGATGTTAACATTCGCTCGGACAAAGCTCGGTCGCAGCGCAATCAGCGAATCGTTCTCTTCGGCTGCAAGATCCTCGTTTTCGTCACGCTTATCGTCGGCGTGGTCTATGGCTGCCGCTACGGCATGAACCGGATGTTCTTCGCCAATCCTAACTATGTGTTGAATCAGATCGACGTGGAGAATGAGGGCACACTGCCGCGCGAGCAAATCATCTCTGCTGCCAAGCTAACTCGTGGTGAAAACATTTTCTCCATCTCCCTGCCGGAAGCGCGCCAGGCATTGCTCGACATCCCGCAAGTGGAGGATGCGCAAATCCAGCGCGCGCTGCCCGACACGCTGAAGATCACGATTCGCGAACGTCACCCGGTCGCCTGGCTGGCGAACACCCGAGCTGAGGCCGATTCGCTGGATCACACTCATGCGCTGATGATCGATGCCGCGGGCGTGGTGCTGAAAAGCCGCTCGATTCTCCCCGAATACCTGCGGCTGCCGATCATTGCCGGAGTGGCGACGGACAGTCTGCGCATTGGAAAAAAAATCCCCTCTTCGGATGTGCTAACATCGCTCTCGCTCATTCAAAAAACCTCCGACATTCTGCCGGGCCGTTTCGAGATTGCCTGCATCGATCTCAGTAACGGCTACAGCATGGAGGTCCACGACCGCGAGCACACGGCGGCGCGGCTTTCCTTCGACGACATCGACGGGCAACTCCAGCGCCTGCGCTTGCTGCTCGATTACTGCGACGCCAACCAGAAGAAAATGGAGACAGTCAATCTGTTAGTACAGCGCAATGTCCCGGTGACTTTTGTGCAGCTCGATACCACCGATCTAACATTGCCTGCGATCAAGCCAGGCGGCGAGCCGATCCCTGTTCGCAAGGCTGTCCCACTCACCACTCCTAACAAGAAAAAGAAAATCACCAATGGCAAGGGATGA